In Oncorhynchus keta strain PuntledgeMale-10-30-2019 chromosome 19, Oket_V2, whole genome shotgun sequence, a single genomic region encodes these proteins:
- the LOC118382020 gene encoding urocortin-3 — protein sequence MPFLRTLVVLAVLCAPTSSLCLRLYQSDYNLLCDDDILAEVQTNDVPSDTFPVSESLGSLFKSGDTLSSAESREKRTSTYPANYRFLSQTQLRSKMFQNRINNDRLRKFTLSLDVPTNIMNILFDIQKSKNLRAKAADNARLMAQIGRRKRQ from the coding sequence ATGCCGTTCCTAAGAACCCTGGTTGTGTTGGCTGTCCTCTGCGCGCCAACCTCCAGCCTCTGTCTCAGACTGTACCAGAGCGACTACAACCTCCTCTGTGACGATGACATACTAGCTGAGGTCCAGACGAACGACGTTCCCAGTGACACGTTCCCAGTGTCGGAAAGCTTGGGCTCCCTCTTCAAGTCCGGAGACACTCTCTCCTCCGCAGAGTCGCGGGAGAAAAGGACGTCGACTTACCCCGCCAACTACAGGTTTCTCAGTCAGACGCAGCTAAGGAGTAAGATGTTCCAGAACAGAATTAATAATGATCGGCTACGCAAGTTTACCCTGTCTCTAGATGTGCCCACCAACATCATGAACATTCTCTTTGACATCCAAAAGTCCAAGAACCTGCGCGCAAAAGCGGCCGACAACGCGCGTCTGATGGCGCAGATTGGACGAAGGAAGAGACAGTAG